A single Oryza brachyantha chromosome 8, ObraRS2, whole genome shotgun sequence DNA region contains:
- the LOC102712466 gene encoding E3 ubiquitin ligase BIG BROTHER-related-like isoform X2 encodes MDAAKESAADQNPAPSPPAPAPGPDEPSAAPTGRRPFTSLTQEEADLALARLLQEQERAYMMLTGQHGGGGEYAESDAGSYEFDEEGEGLQAEEGSDYEEEDGDGEALDEDDEVGDADADSDSGAAELDPAQYEDDEAFARALQDAEEREVAGRLMALAGLSDWRVMNHDDEEEDEDDDEDDNEDEEDGDDPQDAWEDVDPDEYSYEELVALGEVVGTESRGLSADTLASLPSITYRAQDKQDSNMEQCVICRVEFEEGESLVALPCKHSYHSECINQWLQLNKVCPMCSAEVPTSQDTGA; translated from the exons ATGGACGCCGCCAAGGAGAGCGCCGCCGACCAGAACCCTGCCCCGAGCCCTCCCGCTCCAGCACCTGGCCCCGATGAACCCTCCGCGGCGCCCACGGGGAGGCGCCCCTTCACCAGCCTCACCCAGGAGGAGGCCGACCTCGCCCTCGCCCGCCTCCTCCAGGAGCAG GAGCGGGCGTACATGATGCTCACCgggcagcacggcggcggcggcgagtacGCGGAATCCGATGCTGGGAGCTACGAGTTCGATGAGGAAGGGGAGGGCCTCCAAGCCGAGGAAGGGAGCGATtatgaggaggaggacggggacggggaggcgctcgacgaggacgacgaggtgggggacgccgacgccgactcCGACTCCGGCGCGGCCGAGCTGGACCCCGCGCAgtacgaggacgacgaggccTTCGCGCGGGCGCTGCAGGACGCCGAGGAGCGGGaggtcgccggccgcctcaTGGCGCTCGCGGGGCTCAGTGATT GGCGAGTGATGAACCATGatgatgaggaagaagatgaagatgacgacgaggacgacaatgaggatgaagaagatgGGGATGATCCACAG GATGCATGGGAAGATGTTGATCCAGATGAATATTCTTATGAG GAGCTGGTTGCATTGGGTGAAGTGGTTGGTACAGAAAGCAGAGGCCTGTCTGCTGACACGCTTGCTTCATTACCCTCAATAACTTATCGAGCACAAGACAAACAAGATAGCAACATGGAACA ATGTGTTATTTGCCGTGTGGAATTCGAGGAAGGTGAATCATTGGTTGCACTTCCTTGCAAGCATTCGTACCATTCTGAATGCATAAACCAATGGTTGCAATTAAATAAG GTATGCCCTATGTGCAGTGCTGAAGTTCCTACTTCACAGGACACCGGGGCATGA
- the LOC107304750 gene encoding chaperone protein dnaJ 11, chloroplastic-like — MICAPVGVVFAPKPSAVGCRAARRVRCAVSVAAAAPAPATSGGTLYDVLGLRAGATVREIRAAYRRLARERHPDAAGAADDFVRLHDAYATLSDPDSRARYDRDVVVARAASRRPRRTWETDQCW; from the coding sequence ATGATCTGCGCGCCTGTGGGGGTCGTCTTTGCGCCGAAGCCGTCGGCGGTTGGGtgccgcgcggcgcggagggtcCGGTGCGCGGTgtccgtggcggcggcggcaccggcgccggcgacgtccgGCGGCACGCTGTACGACGTGCTGGGGCTGCGGGCCGGCGCCACGGTGCGGGAGATCAGGGCGGCGTACCGCCGCCTGGCGCGGGAGCGGCACCCCGACGCGgcgggcgccgccgacgacttCGTCCGGCTCCACGACGCCTACGCCACGCTCTCCGACCCCGACAGCCGCGCGCGCTACGAccgcgacgtcgtcgtcgcccgcgccgcctcccgccggccgcgccgcaccTGGGAGACCGACCAGTGCTGGTAG
- the LOC102712746 gene encoding uncharacterized protein LOC102712746, producing MDDLKAILARPIQLAEQVIKWAEEAQTCRQECLDLKAKVERLATLLRQAARADLYERPARRILDDTGKALDKAAALLDRCRGHGLVRRVFTIIPAGSFKKTSNQLDNSLGDLSWILRVSNYSNADDLDDHIGLPPIAQNEPILFLIWEQIAVLYTGNPEARADAAASIVSLARDNDRYGRLIIEEDGVPPLLRLIKEGSSEGQETAALAIGLLGRDPECVELMVLAGVCTAFAKILKDAPMKVQGMVAWAVSELATNHPKCQDAFLQSNVIRLLVSHLAFETVQEHSKYAVASKMSIHTVLMDKKNNGASSASASHHDTLEAADQATTMLAAKPTGGAASSSATGAGTSSSGGGGGVGVAGTKQHSASLSGTSTKAREFEDAETKAYLKANAAKALWQLATGNAAVCKNITESRALLCLSVLLEKGVDDVQYNSAMALMEICLVAEQNADLRRSAFKPTSPAARAVVDQLLRVVHKADYDELLIPCIISLGCLSRTFRATETRIIGPLVNLLDEREADVSREAAVALTKFACTENYLHVDHSKAIIHHGGAKHLVQLVYFAEQAVQIAALLLVCYIAHNVPDNEELAQAEILTLLEWASKQAAMVQDPLIDSLLLEAKIRMELYQSRGAKGYY from the coding sequence ATGGACGACCTCAAGGCGATCTTGGCGCGGCCGATCCAGTTGGCGGAGCAGGTGATCAagtgggcggaggaggcgcagACGTGCCGGCAGGAATGCCTCGACCTCAAGGCCAAGGTCGAGcgcctcgccaccctcctccgcCAGGCCGCCCGCGCCGACCTCTACGAGAGGCCCGCCCGCCGCATCCTCGACGACACCGGCAAGGCGCTCGACAaggccgccgcgctgctcgacCGGTGCCGCGGCCACGGCCTCGTCCGCCGCGTCTTCACCATCATCCCCGCCGGCTCCTTCAAGAAGACGTCCAACCAGCTGGACAACTCCCTCGGCGACCTCTCCTGGATCCTCCGCGTCTCCAACTACAGCAACGCCGACGACCTCGACGACCACATCGGCCTCCCGCCCATCGCGCAGAACGAGCCCATTCTCTTCCTCATCTGGGAGCAGATCGCCGTCCTCTACACCGGCAACCCCGAGgcccgcgccgacgccgccgccagcatCGTCTCCCTCGCGCGCGACAATGACCGCTACGGGAGGCTCATCATCGAGGAGGACGGCGTCCCGCCGCTGCTCCGCCTCATCAAGGAGGGCAGCTCCGAGGGCCAGGagaccgccgcgctcgccatCGGCCTCCTCGGCCGTGACCCCGAGTGCGTCGAGCTCATGGTGCTCGCCGGCGTCTGCACCGCCTTCGCCAAGATCCTCAAGGACGCGCCCATGAAGGTGCAGGGCATGGTCGCCTGGGCCGTCTCCGAGCTCGCCACCAACCACCCCAAATGCCAGGACGCCTTCCTCCAGAGCAATGTCATCCGCCTCCTCGTCTCCCACCTCGCCTTCGAGACGGTGCAGGAGCACTCCAAGTACGCCGTCGCCTCCAAGATGTCCATACACACCGTGCTCATGGACAAGAAGAACAACGGCGccagctccgcctccgcctcgcatCACGACACGCTGGAGGCCGCCGACCAAGCCACCACCATGCTGGCAGCGAAGCCCACCGGTGGCGCCGCCAGCTCGAGCGCCACAGGAGCCGGGACctcgagcagcggcggcggcggcggcgtcggcgtcgccgggaCGAAGCAGCACAGCGCGTCCCTGTCCGGGACGAGCACGAAGGCGCGGGAGTTCGAGGACGCAGAGACGAAAGCCTACCTGAAAGCCAACGCCGCCAAGGCGCTGTGGCAGCTCGCCACGGGCAATGCCGCCGTCTGCAAGAACATCACCGAGTCCAGGGCGCTGCTCTGCCTATCCGTCCTCCTCGAGAAAGGCGTCGACGACGTGCAGTACAACTCGGCCATGGCGCTCATGGAGATCTGCCTGGTCGCCGAGCAGAACGCCGACCTCCGGCGATCGGCATTCAAGCCGACAtcccccgccgcccgcgccgtcgtcgaccaGCTCCTCCGCGTCGTCCACAAGGCCGACTACGACGAGCTCCTCATCCCCTGCATCATATCGCTCGGCTGCCTCTCCAGAACGTTCCGGGCAACCGAGACCCGGATCATCGGGCCATTGGTGAACCTCCTCGACGAGAGGGAAGCCGACGTCAGCCGCGAGGCGGCCGTCGCGCTCACCAAGTTCGCCTGCACGGAGAATTACCTCCATGTCGACCACTCCAAGGCGATCAtccaccacggcggcgccaAGCACCTCGTCCAGCTCGTCTACTTCGCCGAGCAGGCCGTCCAGATAGccgcgctcctcctcgtctGCTACATCGCGCACAACGTCCCGGACAACGAGGAGCTTGCGCAGGCGGAGATCCTCACCTTGCTTGAGTGGGCATCCAAGCAAGCAGCAATGGTGCAAGATCCATTGATCGACAGCTTGTTGCTCGAAGCCAAGATTAGGATGGAGCTCTACCAATCCAGAGGGGCCAAAGGTTACTACTGA
- the LOC102712193 gene encoding ER lumen protein-retaining receptor erd-2.2-like, with translation MRGSRRPVAVVLSWVRRQPPKVKAFLAVVAGMAALVFIRFIVHDHDNLFVAAEAAHALGIAVLIYKLTKEKTCAGLSLKSQDLTALFLAVRLYCSFVMEYDIHTILDTATLAATLFVIYMIRFKLRSTYMLDKDNFALYYVVLPCAGLALLVHPSTSHNIINRICWAFCVYLEAVSVLPQLRLMQNTKIVEPFTAHYVFALGVARFLSCAHWVLQVLDTRGRLLTALGYGLWPSMVLLSEIVQTFILADFCYYYVKSVFGGQLVLRLPSGVV, from the exons atgagggGGTCGAGGAGGCCGGTGGCCGTGGTGCTGAGCTGGGTGCGGAGGCAGCCGCCCAAGGTGAAGGCGTTcctggccgtcgtcgccgggatGGCCGCGCTCGTCTTCATCCGCTTCATCGTCCACGACCACGACAAcctcttcgtcgccgccgaggccgcgcACGCGCTCGGGATCGCCGTCCTCATCTACAAGCTCACCAAGGAGAAGACCTGCGCTG GACTGTCATTGAAGTCTCAGGATTTAACAGCACTATTTCTGGCTGTTAGGCTGTACTGCAGTTTTGTTATGGAGTATGACATCCATACTATACTTGATACAGCTACATTAGCAGCTACTCTTTTTGTCATCTACATGATTCGGTTCAAACTGAGGTCAACTTATATGCTGGACAAGGACAATTTTGCATTGTACTATGTG GTGTTGCCTTGTGCTGGGTTAGCTCTACTGGTTCATCCTTCTACATCACATAACATCATCAACAGGATCTGCTGGGCTTTCTGTGTTTATTTGGAAGCTGTTTCAGTGCTGCCACAGTTGCGTTTGATGCAAAATACAAAG ATTGTCGAACCATTCACAGCTCATTATGTGTTTGCATTGGGTGTTGCAAGGTTTCTTAGCTGTGCACACTGGGTCCTTCAG GTCTTGGATACCCGTGGTCGCTTGTTGACTGCTCTGGGCTATGGCCTGTGGCCTTCGATGGTGCTTCTTTCTGAAATCGTTCAGACGTTCATCCTTGCTGATTTCTGCTACTACTATGTGAAGAG TGTTTTCGGTGGGCAACTTGTCCTTCGACTTCCATCTGGAGTGGTGTAA
- the LOC102712466 gene encoding E3 ubiquitin ligase BIG BROTHER-related-like isoform X1, protein MDAAKESAADQNPAPSPPAPAPGPDEPSAAPTGRRPFTSLTQEEADLALARLLQEQIRSCVCSVLIACCRPQERAYMMLTGQHGGGGEYAESDAGSYEFDEEGEGLQAEEGSDYEEEDGDGEALDEDDEVGDADADSDSGAAELDPAQYEDDEAFARALQDAEEREVAGRLMALAGLSDWRVMNHDDEEEDEDDDEDDNEDEEDGDDPQDAWEDVDPDEYSYEELVALGEVVGTESRGLSADTLASLPSITYRAQDKQDSNMEQCVICRVEFEEGESLVALPCKHSYHSECINQWLQLNKVCPMCSAEVPTSQDTGA, encoded by the exons ATGGACGCCGCCAAGGAGAGCGCCGCCGACCAGAACCCTGCCCCGAGCCCTCCCGCTCCAGCACCTGGCCCCGATGAACCCTCCGCGGCGCCCACGGGGAGGCGCCCCTTCACCAGCCTCACCCAGGAGGAGGCCGACCTCGCCCTCGCCCGCCTCCTCCAGGAGCAG ATCAGATCATGTGTGTGCAGTGTGCTGATTGCTTGCTGTCGACCGCAGGAGCGGGCGTACATGATGCTCACCgggcagcacggcggcggcggcgagtacGCGGAATCCGATGCTGGGAGCTACGAGTTCGATGAGGAAGGGGAGGGCCTCCAAGCCGAGGAAGGGAGCGATtatgaggaggaggacggggacggggaggcgctcgacgaggacgacgaggtgggggacgccgacgccgactcCGACTCCGGCGCGGCCGAGCTGGACCCCGCGCAgtacgaggacgacgaggccTTCGCGCGGGCGCTGCAGGACGCCGAGGAGCGGGaggtcgccggccgcctcaTGGCGCTCGCGGGGCTCAGTGATT GGCGAGTGATGAACCATGatgatgaggaagaagatgaagatgacgacgaggacgacaatgaggatgaagaagatgGGGATGATCCACAG GATGCATGGGAAGATGTTGATCCAGATGAATATTCTTATGAG GAGCTGGTTGCATTGGGTGAAGTGGTTGGTACAGAAAGCAGAGGCCTGTCTGCTGACACGCTTGCTTCATTACCCTCAATAACTTATCGAGCACAAGACAAACAAGATAGCAACATGGAACA ATGTGTTATTTGCCGTGTGGAATTCGAGGAAGGTGAATCATTGGTTGCACTTCCTTGCAAGCATTCGTACCATTCTGAATGCATAAACCAATGGTTGCAATTAAATAAG GTATGCCCTATGTGCAGTGCTGAAGTTCCTACTTCACAGGACACCGGGGCATGA